A DNA window from Syntrophorhabdaceae bacterium contains the following coding sequences:
- a CDS encoding tannase/feruloyl esterase family alpha/beta hydrolase translates to MKNKLFFVIVILLFVVSCTTMNGFKPEAGGKASPLTEATPARALVACNDLPRVFSYTNTVISSVSQVPAGTLRIPGIAEAMPEHCVVKGKMNERKSPVDGKMYAIGFEMRLPTSWNGRFFYQANGGLDGMVINAYGDVLSGGPTSNGLLKGFAVISSDAGHQMEQGPIGGGLFGLDPQARLDYGYNAVAALTPMAKNLIKTYYGKMPDKSYIAGGSNGGRHTMVAAARYADQYDGYLAASPGFNLPKAAIAQLWGVQQYAPISKISPATGRPDVATSFSQADLQLVSDKIVAKCDNLDGLNDHMVSDVKKCQSAFNIATDVPTCSAAPDGTCLTEAQKKVLAAVHTGARNSAGQPLYTNFFWDPGIASANWGFWKFANSTGPRDPLAVGFVFMTPPVSPSVLSGTGNTLIDFDLGFNMDTDAPKIYATSSIYTESAMSFMTPPDATVLSGFVANNRKMIVYHGAADPIFSASDTINWYEDFKARYGQKAYDMIRLFVVPGMAHVRGGPSTDQFDLTDALVDWVEKGIAPDSVVARARGKGVVAADVVNAEVPVSWSPGRTRLLCAYPEIPKYKGSGDTEAASSFSCVVP, encoded by the coding sequence ATGAAGAACAAGCTGTTTTTTGTGATCGTAATCCTTCTTTTTGTTGTGAGCTGCACAACCATGAATGGGTTCAAGCCCGAGGCGGGCGGCAAGGCATCACCCTTAACCGAGGCCACCCCGGCCAGGGCTTTGGTGGCCTGCAACGATCTTCCCAGGGTTTTCAGCTATACAAATACGGTTATTTCCTCGGTCTCTCAAGTGCCAGCGGGCACGCTGCGTATCCCCGGCATCGCCGAGGCAATGCCGGAACACTGTGTGGTCAAGGGCAAAATGAACGAGCGCAAGAGCCCTGTAGATGGCAAGATGTACGCCATCGGCTTTGAGATGCGCCTGCCAACATCCTGGAACGGCCGTTTCTTCTACCAGGCAAACGGAGGACTCGATGGCATGGTCATCAACGCTTACGGCGACGTGTTGAGTGGAGGTCCGACCTCCAACGGGCTTCTCAAAGGGTTTGCCGTCATCAGCTCGGACGCGGGCCATCAGATGGAGCAGGGCCCGATCGGTGGCGGCCTCTTCGGACTGGACCCGCAGGCCCGCCTCGACTATGGATATAACGCGGTGGCAGCGCTCACCCCCATGGCCAAGAACCTGATCAAGACATATTACGGCAAGATGCCCGATAAATCGTACATTGCAGGCGGCTCCAACGGCGGACGCCATACCATGGTGGCTGCGGCGCGCTATGCCGATCAATACGACGGGTACCTTGCGGCGTCGCCGGGGTTTAACCTGCCCAAAGCGGCCATAGCACAACTGTGGGGGGTTCAGCAATATGCCCCCATATCCAAAATATCTCCCGCCACGGGCAGGCCTGATGTGGCCACGAGTTTTTCACAGGCCGACCTTCAGCTCGTGTCCGATAAGATTGTGGCTAAATGCGATAACCTCGACGGTCTCAATGATCATATGGTCAGTGACGTCAAGAAATGTCAGTCGGCGTTCAATATCGCGACCGATGTTCCGACCTGTTCGGCAGCGCCCGACGGCACCTGTCTCACTGAAGCGCAGAAAAAGGTGCTCGCAGCGGTCCACACCGGCGCGAGGAACTCGGCGGGACAGCCGCTGTACACGAATTTCTTCTGGGACCCCGGCATCGCAAGCGCGAACTGGGGCTTCTGGAAATTTGCCAACAGTACAGGCCCCCGTGATCCGCTTGCTGTGGGTTTTGTTTTCATGACGCCTCCCGTTTCCCCTTCAGTGCTCAGCGGTACGGGAAATACGCTGATCGATTTTGATCTCGGATTCAATATGGACACCGATGCGCCTAAGATCTATGCGACAAGCAGCATCTATACAGAGTCGGCCATGTCCTTTATGACGCCCCCGGACGCAACTGTTCTATCAGGATTCGTTGCCAACAATAGAAAGATGATTGTCTATCATGGAGCCGCCGACCCGATCTTTTCGGCGAGCGATACGATCAACTGGTACGAAGATTTCAAAGCGCGGTACGGACAGAAGGCATACGATATGATCCGCTTGTTCGTTGTCCCGGGCATGGCTCACGTGAGAGGAGGCCCATCGACCGATCAATTTGACCTCACGGATGCCCTTGTGGACTGGGTTGAGAAAGGGATTGCGCCGGACAGTGTGGTTGCGCGGGCACGGGGCAAGGGGGTCGTGGCGGCCGACGTGGTAAATGCTGAAGTGCCTGTTTCATGGTCCCCCGGGCGGACCCGACTATTGTGCGCCTACCCTGAAATACCCAAATATAAGGGGAGCGGCGACACTGAAGCGGCATCGAGTTTTTCGTGTGTGGTCCCGTGA
- the rlmN gene encoding 23S rRNA (adenine(2503)-C(2))-methyltransferase RlmN, which yields MQSFFGLTLKDLEATIGAAGREKFRARQLYTWIYAKSVFDFNEMTDIPKSLRQVFRDMFSVELLEIKEVLLSGDGSRKFALSAADGHIIESIIMPEKERNTLCISSQIGCRMGCKFCVTGKIGFKRNLTAAEIVNQVVTVKEYLKGLGEGRITNIVFMGMGEPMDNLDNVVKALTILKESIGLDFSYRRITVSSVGLLDGIRTLPLKTASIALSLNAADDETRSRLMPINRLYPIGQIVDYVRSFQGPNRIRTTFEYVIIKDVNDSPEDARRLADLLKGVKCKINLIPYNTSPYLEFMAPDAKSVTMFHDYLYGRHFTTMIRDSRGQDVAGACGQLGMRYLKGCET from the coding sequence ATGCAGAGTTTTTTCGGTCTTACGCTTAAAGACCTGGAAGCGACGATCGGTGCGGCGGGCCGGGAGAAATTCCGGGCCCGGCAGCTCTATACCTGGATCTACGCAAAAAGTGTCTTCGACTTTAACGAGATGACGGACATCCCGAAGAGTCTTAGACAGGTCTTTCGGGACATGTTCTCCGTGGAATTGCTCGAGATCAAGGAGGTCCTGCTCTCAGGCGACGGTTCCCGGAAGTTTGCCCTTTCCGCGGCCGACGGTCACATTATTGAAAGCATCATCATGCCGGAGAAAGAGAGGAACACACTCTGCATATCCTCACAAATCGGCTGCAGAATGGGTTGTAAGTTCTGCGTAACAGGGAAGATCGGCTTTAAACGCAACCTCACCGCGGCAGAGATCGTGAATCAGGTTGTGACAGTCAAAGAGTATTTGAAGGGATTAGGCGAGGGGAGGATCACGAATATCGTGTTCATGGGCATGGGCGAGCCTATGGATAACCTCGATAATGTTGTGAAAGCGCTCACCATTCTCAAGGAATCCATAGGACTCGATTTTTCATACAGGAGGATCACCGTCTCATCAGTAGGTCTTTTGGACGGCATCAGGACACTTCCCTTAAAAACCGCAAGTATCGCTTTATCGCTCAACGCAGCCGATGATGAGACCCGGTCGCGCCTCATGCCTATCAACAGGCTCTATCCCATTGGCCAGATTGTCGATTACGTCCGGTCCTTTCAGGGCCCGAACAGGATAAGGACCACTTTCGAATATGTGATAATAAAAGACGTCAACGACTCCCCGGAAGACGCCCGACGGCTCGCGGACCTTCTGAAAGGGGTTAAGTGCAAGATAAACCTTATTCCATATAATACGTCGCCCTATCTGGAATTTATGGCACCGGATGCGAAATCGGTCACCATGTTTCACGATTACCTTTACGGGCGGCACTTCACCACAATGATACGGGAT